Sequence from the Bacillota bacterium genome:
GATCACCAGCCCATTGGTGGGATCGATGGCCAGTTCCGCCATCATCGCCTCCAGTCCACTCATACTGGGAATTACCTGAACCTCAACGCCTGCCTCCCTGGCCCTTTCCAAGAGCAGGGTGACGGTGGTCTCCGCAACAAAGGGATGTCCCGGAACGGCGTAGACTATCGGGGTTTCCCTCGCAGCAGTAAGCAGCTCATCGACAATCTGCTGGTAGACCTTGGAGAACTCCTCCGCGGACTCATAGATGTCATCGAAGGAGTGAACGGGACCGGGAATCTCCTGGATCAGCTCTGGAACCAAGGGATGAACAGTGGTACGAAAGTAAACGGGAACATCGGCCATCAGCTGGGCCTTGGCTCCCAGGGAAATCAAATCGGCAGAGCCGGGGCCTAACCCGACGACGGTAATCCTTGGGTTTGGCAACGGTATCGCCTCCTAAAAAAGATAGGCTTAGGTCCTTTGGCAGACCCAAGCCTAGTGTGTACTGGCCTTAGGTTACTTAGCCACGGCTTCTCTGAGGCCCTTACCGGCCTTAAAAGCAGGGACCTTAGAAGCTGGGATCTCGATGGTTTCCTTGGTGGAAGGATTGACGCCCTTGCGAGCGGCACGATCTCGTACCTCAAAGGTACCAAATCCTACAAGGGTAACCTTGTCCCCTGCAGACAGAGCCTCGGAGATGGTCTCGAATACGGCATCAACGATGGTGCCGGCATTCTTCTTGGTAGTTCCGGTCTTCTCCGCGACCGCTGCAATCAGATCCGTCTTGTTCATTTGGTTTCCTCCTCTTCCTTAGAGAAAATGCCTATCTATCTTCTCGAGTATATTCTGTGCATGGTTGTCCGATCCTGCCTCAATACGAGGTTTTCGCAATTATTATCTTTCATCTTAGGATGTTATACACCTAAGTCGGGGCTAAAGCCGGTGAATTTGTCCAAACTATAGGATGCGAGAGCATTTTCGGACTGAGGAGGAGACAGAGGTGAAAGTCCCAAGAAATAGATGGTATTGGATAATCGGGTTGTTTCTCATCACTTTGCTGGTTGTCGGGGGGTGTGCCT
This genomic interval carries:
- a CDS encoding HU family DNA-binding protein — translated: MNKTDLIAAVAEKTGTTKKNAGTIVDAVFETISEALSAGDKVTLVGFGTFEVRDRAARKGVNPSTKETIEIPASKVPAFKAGKGLREAVAK